A genome region from Musa acuminata AAA Group cultivar baxijiao chromosome BXJ3-5, Cavendish_Baxijiao_AAA, whole genome shotgun sequence includes the following:
- the LOC135638097 gene encoding uncharacterized protein LOC135638097, protein MMSVDRAERLLEEAFKIQGRDKKGRKILRIVGKFFPARELMGAGQGGGGEEALQGFLERRVFPEIGGAPFVVVYMHSLVQRSENFPGVAALRSAYEALPAAVRDGLRAVYFVHPGLQARLFFATFGRFLFSAGLYRKLRYVSRLEFLWEHMRRGEVEVPEFVEDHDEELEHRPLMDYGLVESDHHHRAFDDPAIGSAASMHSLRCIS, encoded by the exons ATGATGAGCGTCGATCGCGCCGAGAGGCTGCTGGAAGAGGCATTCAAGATCCAGGGCCGGGACAAGAAGGGACGCAAGATCCTCCGCATCGTCGGCAAGTTCTTTCCCG CGAGGGAATTGATGGGCGCGGGACAGGGTGGAGGCGGCGAGGAGGCGCTGCAGGGTTTTCTGGAGAGGAGGGTGTTCCCGGAGATCGGCGGGGCGCCGTTCGTGGTGGTGTACATGCACTCCCTCGTGCAGCGGTCCGAAAACTTCCCCGGCGTGGCGGCGCTGCGGTCGGCCTACGAGGCGCTCCCTGCCGCCGTCCGCGACGGGCTGCGCGCCGTCTACTTCGTGCACCCGGGCTTGCAGGCCCGCCTGTTCTTCGCCACCTTCGGTCGCTTCCTCTTCAGTGCCGG GTTGTACCGGAAGCTGCGGTACGTGAGCCGCCTGGAGTTCCTTTGGGAGCACATGAGGAGAGGGGAGGTGGAGGTGCCCGAGTTCGTTGAGGACCACGACGAGGAGCTGGAGCACCGCCCCCTCATGGACTACGGCCTGGTGGAGAGCGACCACCACCACCGTGCCTTCGACGACCCCGCCATAGGCTCCGCCGCCTCCATGCACTCGCTCCGCTGCATCTCCTAG
- the LOC103984542 gene encoding L-ascorbate oxidase homolog, whose protein sequence is MASGKATVVLLCGCCFLAMLVGAEDPYRFFDWNVTFGDIYPLGIRQQGILINGQFPGPDIHSQTNDNIIVNVYNRLTEPFLISWNGVQQRGNSWQDGVSGTNCPIPPGKNFTYVMHLKDQIGSFFYFPSLAFHKAAGGFGGIRILSRPRIPVPFATPADDFTLLIGDWYKAGHSVLKARLDRGKRLPFPDAILINGRSSNGATFAVDQGKTYRLRISNVGLQNSLNIRVQAHTMKLVEVEGTHTVQNDYSSLDVHVGQSLSVLVTADQPVRDYYIAVSTRFTNPVLAATATLHYGNSKQKASGPIPAGPTGQIDWSLEQARTIRTNLTASGPRPNPQGSYHYGSINVTRAVRLANSAAQVNGKQRYAVNSVSFVEADTPLKLADHFKIGGVFRLGSIADYPPGAKEHLDTSVMAADFHAFAEIVFENKESIVQSWHLDGYNFWVVGMDGGKWSPDRRRDYNRIDAVSRCTTQVYPKSWTAVYVALDNVGMWNLRSEFWGRRYLGQQFYLRVYSPVESVRDEHPIPNNALLCGRAADRSTRPL, encoded by the exons ATGGCCTCGGGCAAGGCGACTGTCGTTCTTTTATGTGGTTGTTGTTTCTTGGCCATGCTTGTTGGTGCTGAGGACCCGTACAGGTTCTTCGATTGGAACGTCACGTTCGGAGATATCTACCCTCTGGGAATCCGGCAGCAG GGGATACTGATCAATGGGCAATTCCCAGGGCCGGATATCCATTCACAGACCAACGACAATATTATCGTAAACGTATACAACAGATTGACAGAGCCTTTTCTCATCTCATG GAACGGGGTGCAGCAAAGAGGGAACTCATGGCAAGATGGCGTCTCGGGGACCAACTGCCCCATCCCACCCGGGAAGAACTTCACCTACGTGatgcatctcaaggaccaaatcgGCAGCTTCTTCTACTTCCCGTCCTTGGCCTTCCACAAGGCGGCCGGCGGCTTCGGGGGCATCCGGATCTTGAGCAGGCCCCGCATCCCGGTGCCCTTCGCCACCCCCGCCGATGACTTCACCCTCCTCATCGGTGATTGGTACAAGGCCGGTCACTCG GTTCTAAAAGCCAGGTTGGACCGCGGCAAGAGGCTCCCCTTCCCGGACGCCATTCTCATCAATGGCCGCAGCTCCAATGGCGCCACCTTCGCAGTCGATCAAG GCAAGACGTACAGGCTGAGGATCTCCAACGTTGGGCTGCAGAACTCGTTGAACATCCGGGTGCAGGCGCACACGATGAAGCTGGTGGAGGTGGAGGGCACTCACACCGTGCAGAACGACTACTCTTCCCTCGACGTGCACGTCGGCCAGTCGTTGTCGGTGCTGGTCACCGCCGACCAGCCCGTCCGGGACTACTACATCGCCGTGTCCACCCGGTTCACCAACCCCGTCCTTGCCGCCACTGCCACTCTTCACTACGGCAACTCGAAGCAGAAGGCGTCGGGACCCATCCCGGCAGGGCCTACGGGTCAGATCGATTGGTCTCTGGAGCAAGCGCGCACGATCAG GACGAACCTCACTGCAAGCGGGCCAAGGCCGAATCCGCAGGGCTCATACCACTACGGCTCGATCAACGTGACCCGGGCGGTCCGACTCGCCAACTCAGCCGCCCAGGTGAACGGCAAGCAACGTTACGCAGTGAACAGCGTCTCGTTTGTGGAAGCGGACACCCCCTTGAAGCTCGCTGATCACTTCAAGATCGGCGGCGTCTTCCGGCTCGGGAGCATCGCCGACTACCCCCCGGGCGCCAAGGAGCACCTCGACACCTCGGTCATGGCGGCCGACTTCCACGCCTTCGCGGAGATCGTGTTCGAGAACAAGGAGAGCATCGTCCAGAGCTGGCACCTCGATGGATACAACTTCTGGGTCGTCGG AATGGATGGTGGAAAATGGAGCCCGGACAGACGAAGGGATTACAATCGCATCGATGCAGTGTCTCGCTGCACTACCCAA GTATATCCCAAGTCATGGACTGCTGTTTACGTCGCCCTCGACAACGTGGGGATGTGGAACCTGCGGTCGGAGTTCTGGGGGCGCCGGTATCTCGGTCAGCAGTTCTATCTGCGTGTCTACTCTCCTGTGGAATCAGTAAGGGACGAGCATCCAATCCCAAACAACGCCCTTCTCTGTGGTAGAGCAGCTGACCGATCTACTCGCCCACTCTAA
- the LOC135639148 gene encoding auxin-responsive protein SAUR64-like has protein sequence MLSPKRLVEKAKRGFPLMRAPSSGACTTVVAEKGHFVVYTVDDARFMVPLAFLKSRLFQELLRVSEEEFGLPGDGPITLACSAVSMEYILSLLGRRMSGDVERALLASIIDADRDFPPAEVGCPFAFKVVKGQVREPLLFESSLSSQVQLGVGMGLR, from the exons ATGTTGAGTCCCAAGAGACTTGTCGAGAAGGCAAAGAGGGGTTTCCCGTTGATGAGAGCTCCCAGTTCCGGCGCTTGCACGACAGTGGTCGCTGAGAAGGGCCATTTTGTGGTGTACACTGTGGACGATGCGAGGTTCATGGTCCCATTGGCGTTCCTCAAGAGCCGTCTATTTCAGGAGCTACTAAGGGTGTCGGAGGAGGAGTTTGGATTACCAGGCGATGGGCCGATCACGTTGGCGTGCAGCGCGGTTTCCATGGAGTACATCCTCTCCTTGCTCGGTAGACGCATGTCCGGAGATGTGGAGAGGGCTTTGCTTGCCTCCATCATCGATGCAGACCG AGATTTCCCACCAGCAGAAGTTGGTTGTCCATTTGCTTTCAAGGTTGTCAAAGGCCAAGTACGGGAGCCTTTGCTTTTTGAGTCCTCACTATCCTCCCAAGTCCAACTGGGAGTTGGGATGGGTCTTCGTTAG